In Henckelia pumila isolate YLH828 unplaced genomic scaffold, ASM3356847v2 CTG_80:::fragment_1, whole genome shotgun sequence, one genomic interval encodes:
- the LOC140873600 gene encoding SNARE-interacting protein KEULE-like isoform X2, with product MNLEYFSIDSQGFVTDNDRALEDLFGDEESSRKGDACLNMMATRIATVFASLREFPSVRYRAAKSLDPNTMTTFRDLIPTKLAAAIWNCLMKYKSSLPNFPQSETCELIILDRSIDQIAPIIHEWTYDAMCHDLLNMEGNKYVHQVPSKTGGVPEKKEVLLEDHDPIWLELRHSHIADASERLHEKMTNFVSKNKAAQIHGSRDGELSTRDLHKMVQALPQYSEQIEKLSLHVDIAGKLNKIIRESGLKEVGQLEQDLVFGDAATKDLINFLRVKEDVSRENKLRLLMIYAAVYPEKFEDGKIAKLMELARIPADDMNAVYNMKFLETSSDTKKSSIVPFSLKFDVNKKKHAARKDRPGEESAWQLSRFYPVIEELIEKLSKGELPKNDYPCMNDPSPTFHGTAQGASVRTGQLPPPHSMRSRRTPTWARPRNSDDGYSSDSILRHASSDFAKMGQRIFVFIVGGATRSELRVCHKLSTKLKREIVLGSSSLDDPPQFITKLKLLTADELSLDDLQI from the exons ATGAATCTGGAATATTTTTCGATAGATAGTCAG GGTTTTGTCACTGACAATGATAGAGCTCTTGAGGATCTATTTGGGGATGAAGAAAGTTCTCGTAAAGGTGATGCGTGTTTGAATATGATGGCTACTCGTATAGCTACAGTATTTGCGTCATTGCGG GAGTTTCCATCCGTCCGCTACCGCGCTGCCAAATCACTTGATCCTAATACAATGACCACTTTTCGCGATCTAATTCCTACAAAGCTGGCTGCTGCTATTTGGAATTGTCTCATGAAATATAAATCCAGCCTCCCTAACTTCCCCCAGTCAGAGACATGCGAGCTGATAATTTTAGATAGATCTATAGACCAG ATTGCTCCAATTATACATGAATGGACATATGATGCGATGTGccatgatttattaaatatggAAGGGAATAAATATGTTCATCAG GTCCCGAGCAAAACAGGCGGCGTTCCAGAGAAAAAAGAGGTTCTTTTGGAGGATCATGACCCCATTTGGCTTGAGCTCCGTCACTCTCATATAGCTGAT GCAAGCGAGCGATTGCATGAGAAGATGACAAACTTTGTATCAAAAAATAAAGCTGCACAAATCCATGGTTCAAG GGATGGGGAACTTTCTACTCGGGATTTGCATAAGATGGTTCAAGCTCTGCCTCAATATAGTGAACAAATTGAAAAGCTCTCCCTCCATGTTGAT ATTGCaggaaaattaaataaaattattagggAATCGGGGCTTAAAGAAGTTGGGCAACTAGAGCAGGACCTGGTTTTTGGAGATGCTGCTACCAAAGACCTTATTAATTTTCTTAGAGTAAAAGAG GATGTATCACGTGAAAATAAGTTGCGATTATTGATGATTTATGCTGCTGTTTATCCCGAGAAATTTGAGGATGGCAAAATTGCAAAACTTATGGAG TTGGCAAGGATACCGGCGGATGATATGAATGCAGTTTATAATATGAAATTTTTGGAGACATCATCAGACACCAAAAAAAGCTCAATTGTACCATTTTCCCTTAAATTTGACGTTAACAAG AAGAAGCACGCTGCTCGAAAAGACCGTCCTGGTGAAGAATCAGCATGGCAATTATCACGTTTTTACCCTGTAATAGAG GAACTCATTGAAAAACTTAGTAAAGGTGAACTACCAAAGAATGATTATCCATGTATGAATGATCCTAGTCCAACTTTTCATGGAACTGCTCAGGGGGCATCTGTAAGGACAGGTCAACTTCCACCTCCTCATTCAATGAGATCAAGACGGACACCAACATGGGCTCGTCCTCGAAACTCTGATGATGGATATTCAAG CGATTCGATTTTAAGGCATGCGTCTAGTGATTTCGCGAAGATGGGTCAACGAATTTTTGTGTTTATTGTTGGTGGAGCGACACGATCTGAG CTACGGGTTTGCCACAAGTTGTCAACAAAGCTGAAACGAGAAATTGTTCTGGGATCATCGAGTCTTGATGATCCTCCACAATTTATCACG AAATTGAAGCTGTTGACTGCGGATGAATTGTCTCTTGATGATCTTCAGATCTAG
- the LOC140873600 gene encoding SNARE-interacting protein KEULE-like isoform X1: MSMSDSDSSSQGGEYKNFRQISRDRLLYEMLRSAKTGDSKSSWKVLIMDKVTVKIMSYACKMADITEEGVSLVEDIHKRRQPLPTMDAIYFIQPTKENIVIFLSDMSGRSPLYRKAFIFFSSPVSRELVSHIKKDGTVLSRIGALREMNLEYFSIDSQGFVTDNDRALEDLFGDEESSRKGDACLNMMATRIATVFASLREFPSVRYRAAKSLDPNTMTTFRDLIPTKLAAAIWNCLMKYKSSLPNFPQSETCELIILDRSIDQIAPIIHEWTYDAMCHDLLNMEGNKYVHQVPSKTGGVPEKKEVLLEDHDPIWLELRHSHIADASERLHEKMTNFVSKNKAAQIHGSRDGELSTRDLHKMVQALPQYSEQIEKLSLHVDIAGKLNKIIRESGLKEVGQLEQDLVFGDAATKDLINFLRVKEDVSRENKLRLLMIYAAVYPEKFEDGKIAKLMELARIPADDMNAVYNMKFLETSSDTKKSSIVPFSLKFDVNKKKHAARKDRPGEESAWQLSRFYPVIEELIEKLSKGELPKNDYPCMNDPSPTFHGTAQGASVRTGQLPPPHSMRSRRTPTWARPRNSDDGYSSDSILRHASSDFAKMGQRIFVFIVGGATRSELRVCHKLSTKLKREIVLGSSSLDDPPQFITKLKLLTADELSLDDLQI; encoded by the exons ATGTCGATGTCTGATTCGGATTCGTCGTCGCAAGGCGGCGAGTACAAGAATTTCCGCCAAATTAGCCGCGACA GATTATTATATGAAATGCTTCGATCAGCCAAAACAGGGGACTCAAAGTCAAGCTGGAAG GTGCTTATCATGGACAAGGTAACTGTTAAAATAATGTCATATGCATGCAAGATGGCAGATATCACGGAGGAAGGAGTTTCAT TGGTGGAGGACATACACAAGCGAAGACAACCACTGCCAACCATGGATGCCATATATTTCATCCAGCCAACCAAAGAAAA CATCGTTATCTTTCTTTCTGATATGTCTGGAAGATCACCCTTGTATAGAAA GGCATTCATCTTCTTTAGCTCACCTGTATCTCGAGAGTTGGTTAGTCACATAAAGAAAGATGGAACTGTTTTATCTCGCATTGGCGCCTTGAGAGAG ATGAATCTGGAATATTTTTCGATAGATAGTCAG GGTTTTGTCACTGACAATGATAGAGCTCTTGAGGATCTATTTGGGGATGAAGAAAGTTCTCGTAAAGGTGATGCGTGTTTGAATATGATGGCTACTCGTATAGCTACAGTATTTGCGTCATTGCGG GAGTTTCCATCCGTCCGCTACCGCGCTGCCAAATCACTTGATCCTAATACAATGACCACTTTTCGCGATCTAATTCCTACAAAGCTGGCTGCTGCTATTTGGAATTGTCTCATGAAATATAAATCCAGCCTCCCTAACTTCCCCCAGTCAGAGACATGCGAGCTGATAATTTTAGATAGATCTATAGACCAG ATTGCTCCAATTATACATGAATGGACATATGATGCGATGTGccatgatttattaaatatggAAGGGAATAAATATGTTCATCAG GTCCCGAGCAAAACAGGCGGCGTTCCAGAGAAAAAAGAGGTTCTTTTGGAGGATCATGACCCCATTTGGCTTGAGCTCCGTCACTCTCATATAGCTGAT GCAAGCGAGCGATTGCATGAGAAGATGACAAACTTTGTATCAAAAAATAAAGCTGCACAAATCCATGGTTCAAG GGATGGGGAACTTTCTACTCGGGATTTGCATAAGATGGTTCAAGCTCTGCCTCAATATAGTGAACAAATTGAAAAGCTCTCCCTCCATGTTGAT ATTGCaggaaaattaaataaaattattagggAATCGGGGCTTAAAGAAGTTGGGCAACTAGAGCAGGACCTGGTTTTTGGAGATGCTGCTACCAAAGACCTTATTAATTTTCTTAGAGTAAAAGAG GATGTATCACGTGAAAATAAGTTGCGATTATTGATGATTTATGCTGCTGTTTATCCCGAGAAATTTGAGGATGGCAAAATTGCAAAACTTATGGAG TTGGCAAGGATACCGGCGGATGATATGAATGCAGTTTATAATATGAAATTTTTGGAGACATCATCAGACACCAAAAAAAGCTCAATTGTACCATTTTCCCTTAAATTTGACGTTAACAAG AAGAAGCACGCTGCTCGAAAAGACCGTCCTGGTGAAGAATCAGCATGGCAATTATCACGTTTTTACCCTGTAATAGAG GAACTCATTGAAAAACTTAGTAAAGGTGAACTACCAAAGAATGATTATCCATGTATGAATGATCCTAGTCCAACTTTTCATGGAACTGCTCAGGGGGCATCTGTAAGGACAGGTCAACTTCCACCTCCTCATTCAATGAGATCAAGACGGACACCAACATGGGCTCGTCCTCGAAACTCTGATGATGGATATTCAAG CGATTCGATTTTAAGGCATGCGTCTAGTGATTTCGCGAAGATGGGTCAACGAATTTTTGTGTTTATTGTTGGTGGAGCGACACGATCTGAG CTACGGGTTTGCCACAAGTTGTCAACAAAGCTGAAACGAGAAATTGTTCTGGGATCATCGAGTCTTGATGATCCTCCACAATTTATCACG AAATTGAAGCTGTTGACTGCGGATGAATTGTCTCTTGATGATCTTCAGATCTAG
- the LOC140873655 gene encoding UDP-glucuronate 4-epimerase 3, which translates to MAQLKPILSHFDPIIPYSPAKFKPDKTAAYGFHRLRFPPRITLWSFLFLFLLFLFFFCSPPSATSSGKRRSLQNTGFSGRHKLNPNWENKARNSARPRSKSGFSVLVTGAAGFVGSHVAISLKQRGDGVVGFDNFNNYYEIGLKKARKSLLERHCVFIIEDDINDAVLLARLFEIVHFTHVMHLAAQAGVRYAMQNPSSYIHSNVNGFVTLLEACKNANPQPSIVWASSSSVYGLNSKVPFSEKDRTDQPASLYAATKKAGEEIAHAYNHIYGLSITGLRFFTVYGPWGRPDMAYYFFTKDILRGKEIKIFEGANHATVARDFTYIDDVVKGCLAALDAAKKSTGSGGKKRGAAQFKIYNLGNTSPVPVAKLVSILEKLLKTKAKKKVLPMPTNGDVLFTHANISLAAKELGYKPSTDLETGLQKFVEWYLGYYGSKKKSSW; encoded by the coding sequence ATGGCGCAACTGAAGCCCATACTCTCCCATTTTGATCCGATCATCCCCTACAGTCCTGCCAAGTTCAAACCGGACAAGACGGCGGCGTATGGCTTCCACCGCTTGCGTTTTCCCCCAAGAATCACACTTTGGTCCTTCTTGTTTCTCTTTTTGctgtttcttttcttcttctgcTCTCCGCCTTCCGCCACTTCTTCCGGGAAGCGCCGTAGCCTCCAGAACACGGGTTTTTCGGGCCGGCATAAGTTGAACCCGAATTGGGAGAATAAGGCCAGAAACTCGGCACGTCCGCGTTCGAAATCTGGCTTCTCTGTCCTGGTCACCGGGGCTGCTGGCTTTGTTGGATCCCATGTAGCCATTTCTCTTAAACAACGAGGGGACGGCGTTGTCGGGTTCGATAATTTCAACAATTACTATGAAATCGGGCTGAAAAAAGCCCGGAAATCCCTCCTCGAGCGCCACTGCGTGTTTATAATAGAAGATGACATCAATGATGCTGTTTTGCTTGCTAGGTTGTTTGAGATTGTGCATTTTACGCATGTAATGCATTTGGCTGCGCAGGCTGGTGTGCGGTATGCAATGCAGAACCCCAGTTCTTACATTCATAGTAATGTTAATGGCTTCGTTACCTTGCTTGAGGCATGTAAAAATGCTAATCCTCAGCCTAGTATTGTTTGGGCCTCATCTAGTTCTGTTTATGGTCTCAATTCTAAGGTTCCCTTTTCGGAAAAAGATAGGACCGATCAGCCTGCTAGTTTGTATGCAGCCACtaaaaaggctggtgaagagatAGCACATGCTTATAATCATATATACGGCCTTTCGATCACCGGGCTGCGGTTTTTCACCGTTTATGGCCCCTGGGGAAGACCTGACATGGCTTACTATTTCTTCACCAAGGATATATTGAGAGGGAAAGAGATAAAGATTTTTGAAGGGGCTAATCATGCTACTGTTGCTAGAGATTTTACATACATTGATGATGTGGTGAAGGGTTGTTTGGCGGCGTTGGATGCCGCTAAGAAGAGTACCGGGAGTGGTGGGAAGAAAAGAGGTGCTGCACAgttcaaaatttataatttgGGAAATACTAGCCCTGTGCCTGTGGCTAAACTTGTGAGTATCCTAGAGAAGTTGTTGAAGACAAAGGCGAAGAAGAAGGTGTTGCCGATGCCTACAAACGGCGACGTCTTGTTTACACATGCGAATATAAGTTTGGCTGCCAAAGAGCTTGGTTATAAGCCAAGCACTGATCTGGAGACCGGGTTGCAGAAATTCGTGGAATGGTATCTCGGTTACTATGGCTCGAAGAAAAAGAGTTCCTGGTGA